The following proteins are encoded in a genomic region of Nitrospirota bacterium:
- a CDS encoding iron-sulfur cluster assembly accessory protein, which yields MQITITERAGTFIRRMIAFGGGEPGSGFRLAVKPGGCAGLSYDFNIEATPQPGDEVVEGPGFKVHVPVESRPYLEGTTVDFVETLMQSGLTFTNPNAGAQCGCGSSFSPTGEAPSVGKECGKP from the coding sequence ATGCAGATCACGATTACGGAGCGGGCGGGAACGTTCATCCGCCGGATGATCGCCTTTGGGGGCGGCGAGCCTGGCTCGGGATTTCGGCTGGCGGTGAAACCGGGAGGCTGCGCCGGCCTGAGCTACGACTTCAACATCGAGGCAACACCCCAACCGGGAGACGAGGTGGTGGAGGGGCCGGGTTTCAAGGTCCATGTCCCGGTTGAAAGCCGCCCGTACCTGGAAGGAACCACGGTCGATTTTGTCGAGACGCTGATGCAGTCGGGGCTGACCTTCACGAATCCCAACGCCGGCGCGCAATGCGGCTGCGGCAGTTCATTTTCTCCAACGGGCGAAGCCCCGTCGGTTGGTAAGGAGTGCGGAAAACCGTGA
- the nifW gene encoding nitrogenase-stabilizing/protective protein NifW codes for MEYDLTKEFNKLVDAEDYLRFFAITYDPRVVHVNRLHILKKFALFKNEIDRANENQLLEERLFSYREAMRKAYETFLTSTAPAERLFKVFQQPPPGLVQITMSPALEPSAVNEP; via the coding sequence ATGGAATACGACCTGACCAAGGAGTTCAACAAGCTCGTGGATGCCGAGGACTATTTGAGATTTTTTGCCATCACCTACGATCCCCGAGTCGTTCACGTGAATCGGCTGCACATTTTGAAGAAATTTGCGCTCTTCAAAAACGAGATCGATCGGGCCAACGAGAATCAGCTCCTTGAAGAGCGTCTCTTTTCCTATCGAGAAGCCATGCGCAAGGCCTATGAGACGTTCCTGACCTCCACGGCCCCCGCGGAGCGGCTCTTCAAGGTCTTTCAACAACCCCCGCCTGGGTTGGTGCAAATCACGATGTCACCGGCGCTTGAGCCGTCGGCCGTCAACGAACCGTGA
- a CDS encoding aminotransferase class V-fold PLP-dependent enzyme gives MNPIYLDNNATTRIAPEVLEAMFPYLANVYGNPSSQHLFGEPVKRRIGEARSAVAALLGASPTELVFTSGATESNHTAIMGALAMRPGRREIVTMSVEHPSVLRLFRRLGETGYRVTFLPVHSDGAPDMDVLQETVTEETALVSMMWANNETGVVFPVTEAVGVAKNKGALFHTDAVQAIGKIPVNLSENPADLLSVSGHKLHAPKGIGVLFVRKGLTLPPLLFGHQERGRRGGTENVPGIVGLGKACELAALGMADDMERVRGLRDRLEQGILRAVPTARVNGGRHGRVPNTANLCFGTMDAEAILSRLNRLGIAVSAGSACSSGGTEPSHVLTAMGLSREEALASIRFSLSRYTTIEEISKVLEVLPGIMEELTAMDLVRG, from the coding sequence ATGAATCCGATCTATCTTGATAACAATGCTACGACCCGGATCGCGCCGGAGGTCCTGGAGGCGATGTTTCCCTACTTGGCGAATGTGTATGGGAATCCGTCGAGTCAACACCTCTTCGGCGAGCCGGTCAAGCGGCGGATCGGGGAAGCTCGATCCGCCGTGGCTGCCCTTCTGGGAGCGAGCCCCACGGAGCTCGTCTTCACCAGTGGGGCAACCGAAAGCAACCATACGGCCATCATGGGTGCCCTTGCCATGAGGCCGGGGCGCCGGGAGATCGTGACCATGTCGGTCGAGCATCCTTCGGTTCTCCGCCTCTTCCGCCGCTTGGGTGAAACGGGATATCGGGTGACGTTCCTTCCCGTCCACTCAGACGGTGCCCCGGATATGGACGTGCTGCAAGAGACGGTCACGGAAGAGACGGCCCTGGTCTCCATGATGTGGGCGAATAACGAGACCGGAGTGGTGTTCCCGGTTACGGAAGCGGTGGGTGTGGCAAAGAACAAAGGAGCCCTGTTTCACACCGATGCGGTCCAGGCCATCGGGAAGATTCCCGTCAATCTGTCAGAAAATCCTGCCGACCTCCTCTCCGTCTCGGGCCACAAGCTTCACGCGCCCAAGGGAATCGGGGTTCTCTTCGTCCGGAAGGGACTCACGCTCCCTCCGCTTTTGTTCGGTCATCAGGAGCGGGGAAGGCGAGGGGGGACCGAAAACGTTCCGGGGATCGTGGGGCTGGGAAAGGCCTGTGAGCTGGCTGCGTTGGGTATGGCGGATGATATGGAACGGGTTCGCGGTTTGAGGGATCGGTTGGAACAGGGGATTCTCCGCGCTGTTCCGACGGCCAGGGTCAACGGGGGCCGCCACGGCCGCGTCCCCAACACCGCCAACCTCTGCTTCGGGACCATGGATGCGGAAGCCATCCTGAGCCGGCTGAACCGGCTGGGGATCGCGGTGTCCGCCGGCTCGGCCTGTTCTTCCGGCGGCACCGAGCCGTCGCACGTGTTGACGGCGATGGGGCTGTCTCGCGAAGAGGCTCTCGCCTCGATCCGATTTTCGTTGAGCCGCTATACGACGATCGAGGAGATCTCCAAAGTCTTGGAGGTGCTGCCGGGGATCATGGAGGAACTGACCGCGATGGATCTGGTCCGGGGCTAA
- the fdxB gene encoding ferredoxin III, nif-specific, which yields MSATEMVTGVTQGGTVWIPRFVQNIDASKCIGCGRCFKVCGRDVMRLTPVDEDGTLIVVTDEDEEFEKQVMTLAHPESCVGCEACSRVCPKQCYTHGPLPAVTT from the coding sequence ATGAGCGCGACGGAAATGGTCACCGGCGTGACGCAGGGCGGAACCGTCTGGATTCCACGGTTTGTCCAGAACATCGACGCCTCAAAGTGCATTGGCTGTGGCCGGTGCTTCAAGGTCTGCGGCCGGGATGTGATGCGGTTGACGCCCGTGGACGAGGACGGGACGTTGATCGTAGTGACGGATGAAGACGAGGAGTTCGAGAAACAGGTGATGACCCTGGCTCATCCCGAGAGCTGCGTCGGATGCGAAGCCTGTTCCCGGGTCTGCCCGAAACAGTGTTACACCCACGGCCCTCTGCCGGCCGTAACAACCTGA
- a CDS encoding response regulator, with translation MENKRVFVVEPDEVTRAALQFMLHDENETHELRDVPTVYLKGREHRPDLILLGLSIIRDQGVQVLGALKGAFPGVKIVLVVDADAMPTVKEALGAGADDTLLKPLRVEAVRETVDRHLGRNGIPHGVESNPFRILQ, from the coding sequence GTGGAAAACAAAAGAGTCTTTGTGGTCGAGCCGGATGAGGTCACCCGCGCCGCCCTCCAGTTCATGCTCCACGATGAGAACGAGACGCATGAACTGCGCGACGTGCCGACGGTGTACCTGAAAGGCCGCGAGCACCGACCTGATCTGATTCTTCTGGGATTGTCCATCATCCGCGATCAGGGGGTGCAGGTCCTGGGCGCGCTTAAAGGCGCCTTCCCCGGTGTGAAGATCGTCCTGGTGGTGGATGCCGATGCGATGCCGACGGTCAAAGAGGCGCTCGGAGCCGGTGCGGATGACACCTTGCTCAAACCCTTGCGGGTGGAAGCGGTGAGGGAAACGGTGGATCGCCATCTTGGACGGAACGGGATACCTCACGGCGTGGAATCGAATCCTTTTCGGATTCTTCAATGA
- a CDS encoding P-II family nitrogen regulator produces MKMVRAIVRPEKEQEVVLALEGAGFPAVTKSHVFGRGKQKGLQVGSVHYDELPKLVLMMVVEDQNADEVVQLILKTARTGNIGDGKVFVSPVERSYTIRTGKPEL; encoded by the coding sequence ATGAAGATGGTCCGCGCAATTGTCCGCCCGGAGAAGGAGCAGGAGGTGGTTCTGGCTTTGGAGGGAGCGGGTTTTCCCGCCGTCACCAAGTCCCACGTCTTCGGGCGGGGTAAGCAGAAAGGGCTCCAGGTGGGGAGCGTTCACTACGATGAGCTTCCCAAGCTGGTCCTCATGATGGTGGTGGAGGATCAGAATGCCGACGAGGTGGTCCAGTTGATTCTCAAGACGGCGAGAACCGGGAACATCGGCGATGGAAAGGTGTTCGTGAGCCCCGTCGAGCGGTCATATACCATCAGGACCGGAAAGCCGGAACTGTAA
- the nifT gene encoding putative nitrogen fixation protein NifT, whose protein sequence is MKVMIRKNAEGILSAYMAKKDLEEPIVAMEKETLWGGAVTLANGWKLALPEMAQDTRLPITVEARRL, encoded by the coding sequence ATGAAAGTGATGATCCGAAAAAATGCAGAGGGCATCCTCTCAGCCTACATGGCGAAAAAGGACCTGGAGGAGCCGATCGTGGCGATGGAGAAGGAGACCCTCTGGGGAGGGGCGGTCACCCTGGCCAACGGGTGGAAGCTGGCGTTGCCGGAGATGGCCCAGGACACCCGGCTGCCGATCACCGTGGAAGCGCGCCGACTATGA
- a CDS encoding Rieske (2Fe-2S) protein has translation MSSDPFVVAVKLGDLPPESGKVVKVNKRSLLLVNKGGSVAAFLNRCPHQESPFGGTAYKLSGCVAGTVVCPMHEWVFDVPSGEAIGRPGVCLKPYPVQIAGDDVLVAVES, from the coding sequence ATGTCGTCTGATCCATTCGTCGTTGCCGTCAAGCTGGGAGACCTTCCCCCGGAGTCCGGTAAGGTGGTGAAGGTCAACAAGCGCAGTCTCCTCCTAGTCAACAAAGGAGGGAGCGTCGCGGCCTTCTTGAACCGCTGTCCCCACCAGGAGAGCCCCTTCGGCGGGACAGCGTACAAACTCTCGGGATGCGTGGCGGGGACCGTGGTCTGTCCGATGCATGAGTGGGTCTTCGACGTTCCCTCCGGCGAAGCGATCGGCCGGCCCGGAGTCTGCCTGAAGCCTTATCCGGTTCAGATCGCTGGCGACGACGTGCTGGTGGCGGTCGAGTCATGA
- the nifN gene encoding nitrogenase iron-molybdenum cofactor biosynthesis protein NifN: MSVVTKSHKSCSVNPLKMSQPIGAALAFLGLDRCLPILHGSQGCTSFGLVLFVRHFRESIPMQTTAMNEVTTILGGAENIEEALLTLYKKADPAVVGLCTTGLTETKGEDIVGAVKAFQSKHPELADRTIVPVSTPDFVGAFQDGWAKAVTRIVEELVEGESEELSGRVNVLAGPYLTPADIDEIRELIKAFDLAPTILPDLSGSLDGYVPDDFSPTTMGGTGLNEIRAMGNAEITLALGESLRPAAEALQNKCGVPFVVFDRVTGLEATDRLIDLLHRLSGEEVPAKYRRQRSRLVDAMLDGHFSFGRKKIAIGAEPDLLYALSSLFADMGAEIGAAVTTTESPILEKIPASEVLIGDLEDLEERAKGCDLLVTHSHGRQAAERLKIPLLRVGIPIFDRLGAAHRLSAGYQGTMRLIFEVGNMWLADLNENHPDTWALPRRPELLDVAAPALIGGGGR; the protein is encoded by the coding sequence ATGTCCGTCGTAACGAAGTCCCATAAATCCTGCTCGGTCAATCCGCTGAAGATGAGCCAGCCGATCGGCGCGGCATTGGCCTTCCTGGGCCTGGATCGTTGCCTGCCGATCCTCCACGGGTCTCAGGGGTGCACCTCCTTCGGCCTCGTGCTCTTTGTTCGCCACTTCCGTGAATCGATCCCCATGCAGACCACGGCCATGAACGAGGTGACCACCATCCTCGGCGGCGCCGAAAACATCGAGGAAGCCCTGCTGACGCTGTACAAGAAGGCCGATCCGGCCGTTGTCGGTCTCTGCACCACCGGCCTCACCGAGACCAAGGGAGAAGACATCGTAGGGGCGGTGAAGGCATTCCAGAGCAAACACCCCGAGCTGGCCGATCGGACCATCGTGCCGGTCTCGACCCCCGACTTCGTGGGCGCGTTCCAGGACGGATGGGCGAAGGCCGTGACCCGGATCGTGGAGGAGCTGGTTGAGGGAGAGTCCGAGGAGCTGTCGGGACGGGTGAACGTTTTGGCCGGGCCGTACCTCACGCCTGCGGATATCGACGAAATCCGCGAACTCATCAAAGCCTTTGATCTCGCGCCGACCATCTTGCCGGATCTTTCGGGATCGCTGGACGGGTATGTCCCGGATGATTTCAGCCCGACGACCATGGGCGGAACCGGCCTGAACGAGATTCGCGCGATGGGGAATGCCGAGATCACACTGGCCTTGGGGGAGAGCCTGCGTCCGGCCGCGGAGGCGTTGCAGAACAAGTGCGGCGTGCCCTTTGTGGTGTTCGACCGCGTGACCGGACTGGAGGCGACCGACCGGTTGATCGATCTGCTCCATCGCCTGAGCGGCGAGGAGGTCCCGGCCAAATATCGACGTCAGCGGAGCCGGCTGGTGGATGCCATGCTGGACGGGCATTTCTCGTTCGGGAGGAAGAAGATTGCCATCGGGGCGGAGCCGGATCTGCTCTATGCTCTCTCCTCATTGTTTGCCGACATGGGCGCCGAGATTGGCGCGGCCGTGACCACCACGGAGTCGCCGATTCTGGAGAAGATCCCGGCCAGCGAAGTCCTCATCGGAGACCTGGAGGACCTGGAAGAGCGGGCAAAAGGATGTGATTTGTTGGTGACGCATTCCCACGGCCGCCAGGCCGCGGAGCGATTGAAGATCCCTCTGCTTCGCGTTGGGATTCCGATCTTCGATCGCCTGGGCGCCGCCCATCGGCTGAGCGCGGGGTATCAGGGGACGATGAGACTGATCTTCGAGGTGGGGAATATGTGGTTGGCCGATCTCAACGAAAACCATCCCGATACCTGGGCACTCCCACGGCGACCCGAACTACTGGACGTCGCGGCGCCTGCCCTGATCGGTGGAGGAGGGCGCTGA
- a CDS encoding NifX-associated nitrogen fixation protein, translated as MSQEQTAVADPMTSLFVKELVKQFRAQDTHGAWDGKSDRELLAPLIVDKEKRKTLPIIGDPDPEVLWRVELFYNAVGLAIERRTGIMVSPIMKMHHEGFGRMALTAGRLIVVNKQLRDVHRFGFASLEKLAEEGGKAVAAGAEMIEKFPDVARYGS; from the coding sequence ATGAGCCAGGAGCAGACGGCTGTTGCCGATCCGATGACGTCGCTGTTCGTGAAGGAACTGGTCAAGCAGTTTCGCGCCCAGGACACCCACGGCGCCTGGGACGGCAAGTCCGACCGGGAACTGCTGGCGCCGTTGATCGTCGACAAGGAAAAGCGAAAGACCCTGCCGATCATCGGCGATCCGGACCCCGAGGTCCTCTGGCGGGTGGAGCTGTTCTACAACGCCGTCGGTCTGGCGATCGAGCGCCGCACCGGGATCATGGTCTCCCCCATCATGAAGATGCACCACGAGGGATTCGGACGGATGGCGCTGACGGCAGGCCGGCTCATCGTGGTGAACAAGCAACTGCGCGACGTGCACCGCTTCGGGTTCGCCAGCCTGGAGAAACTGGCCGAGGAAGGGGGAAAGGCGGTGGCTGCAGGCGCGGAGATGATCGAGAAGTTTCCCGATGTGGCGCGGTACGGATCGTAG
- the nifX gene encoding nitrogen fixation protein NifX: MKVAFATQDLATVNAHFGWAKHIMVYDVSPDGYRHVETHNFTGDLQEDGNEDKLAPKIAAIKDCAILYVAAIGGSGAARVVAQKIHPVKVNEPEPITEILQKLQAVLGGTPPPWLRKAMQKGQERVLDFEEA; this comes from the coding sequence ATGAAGGTGGCGTTCGCCACGCAGGATCTGGCCACGGTCAACGCGCACTTCGGCTGGGCTAAGCACATCATGGTCTACGACGTCTCGCCGGACGGGTATCGCCACGTGGAAACCCACAACTTTACCGGCGACCTTCAGGAAGACGGCAACGAAGACAAGCTGGCCCCCAAGATCGCGGCCATCAAAGACTGCGCCATTCTCTATGTGGCCGCGATCGGCGGATCGGGCGCAGCCCGGGTCGTGGCCCAGAAGATTCATCCGGTGAAGGTCAACGAACCTGAGCCGATCACCGAGATCCTGCAGAAGCTCCAAGCGGTCTTGGGTGGGACGCCGCCGCCCTGGCTTCGCAAAGCCATGCAGAAGGGACAGGAACGAGTGTTGGATTTCGAGGAGGCGTGA
- a CDS encoding SIR2 family protein, whose translation MTTGRDRDMFEEIAAGLVEGTIIPYLGPGVFQTQAGVPVGPSELADWLCHKIAVPGRIRGNLTAVAQYIENFKHRKTLTHLMNEAFTPETVPAPAHRLLSALPRLRLVVDTWYDGTTALALMGSGEQGRTVCQITGVSRSEHPNDWVRYAGGGASIEAADTVLYKPHGSVYPEPNFLVSDADYVEVLTEIDIQTPIPPVVQRLRTGSHFLFLGCRFNQQLDRIFARQIMKRSSDRHWAVLDGELSKKEAQFLAVQGILPIRKELQEFIGELAGRWPVVSHTGGETVSCKSV comes from the coding sequence ATGACGACGGGAAGAGACCGGGACATGTTTGAAGAGATTGCCGCCGGTCTTGTGGAGGGAACGATCATTCCCTACCTCGGGCCGGGGGTCTTCCAGACGCAGGCCGGCGTTCCCGTCGGTCCCTCGGAGCTGGCGGACTGGCTCTGTCACAAGATCGCGGTTCCCGGCCGAATCCGAGGGAATCTGACGGCCGTGGCCCAGTACATCGAGAACTTCAAGCACCGGAAGACCCTCACCCATCTGATGAACGAGGCCTTCACTCCGGAGACCGTCCCCGCTCCGGCTCACCGGCTTCTGTCGGCTCTGCCGCGCCTGCGGTTGGTGGTGGACACCTGGTATGACGGGACCACGGCCCTGGCGCTGATGGGTTCCGGTGAACAAGGTCGAACCGTGTGTCAGATCACCGGTGTCAGCCGCTCGGAGCATCCGAACGATTGGGTCCGATATGCCGGCGGTGGCGCCTCCATAGAGGCGGCGGACACCGTGCTCTACAAACCCCACGGGTCGGTGTATCCAGAACCGAATTTTCTCGTTTCCGATGCGGACTACGTCGAAGTGCTGACGGAGATCGATATCCAGACGCCGATTCCACCGGTGGTCCAGCGGCTTCGAACCGGGAGCCACTTCCTGTTTCTGGGATGCCGGTTCAACCAGCAGCTTGACCGAATTTTTGCCCGGCAGATCATGAAGCGCTCCTCCGACCGGCACTGGGCCGTCCTGGATGGGGAGCTGTCCAAGAAGGAGGCCCAGTTCCTGGCCGTCCAGGGCATCCTTCCCATCAGGAAAGAGCTGCAGGAGTTTATCGGCGAGTTGGCCGGACGGTGGCCTGTGGTTAGCCACACCGGAGGGGAGACCGTGTCATGCAAATCGGTGTAG
- a CDS encoding nitrogen fixation protein NifZ has translation MGDISRDSDVIEIATPPRFDYGQKVRSKRMIRNDGTFPGRDVGEVLVKKGDEGYVASIGTFLQQFYIYGIYFYEKGYTVGCRGKELEPTDGEGERPKVPGEGDHVV, from the coding sequence ATGGGTGACATCAGCCGAGACAGCGACGTGATTGAAATCGCAACCCCCCCGCGGTTCGATTACGGCCAGAAGGTCCGCTCCAAGCGGATGATCCGCAACGACGGAACCTTTCCCGGCAGAGATGTGGGAGAGGTCCTGGTGAAGAAAGGAGACGAGGGATACGTGGCGAGCATCGGCACGTTCCTCCAGCAGTTCTATATCTATGGGATCTACTTCTACGAGAAGGGATATACGGTCGGCTGTCGGGGCAAAGAGTTGGAACCGACGGATGGGGAGGGCGAAAGACCGAAGGTGCCCGGAGAGGGAGACCATGTCGTCTGA
- a CDS encoding DegT/DnrJ/EryC1/StrS family aminotransferase, with product MISLSEPDLSPLESEVAAEVLRSIRFGSGAMAEAFEDVFSDYAGREYAASVSSGTLALLLCLKGYGIGPGDEVVVSPFSWHQIVHAVSFVGAEAVFADIDYWTCTLDPAKAEQKITAKTKAILVGNTNGHPADWDAFRDLARRYDLRLIEDSTEAIGSLYKGTPVGRFGDCAIFSLCAPGPLATGGCAVVVTDDGDLDRAVRYGRSRRLEDRFSIVVTGTLSLDAGVNDLSAALGLAQLSRPDEILAQRKAVEAWYAREMKSFEGIKDPFVAPYATEVHWFLYMVHLGTRFSRSSRDAIIEDLLTEEVEGTAYCQLAHLQRFYVERGSRKGACAIAEKNGDRAIVLPFHGHLTEDQVVFIVKTLKDASLNVGAGSAIYL from the coding sequence ATGATCTCCCTGTCAGAACCAGACCTCTCGCCCCTGGAATCGGAGGTAGCGGCGGAGGTGCTCCGATCCATCCGGTTCGGTTCCGGAGCGATGGCGGAGGCTTTCGAGGATGTGTTTTCGGATTATGCCGGTAGGGAGTATGCGGCGTCGGTCAGCAGCGGGACCCTGGCCTTGCTCCTCTGTTTGAAGGGCTACGGAATCGGACCGGGGGACGAGGTCGTGGTCTCGCCATTCTCCTGGCATCAGATCGTCCACGCGGTTTCTTTCGTGGGAGCTGAGGCGGTGTTTGCCGACATCGACTATTGGACGTGCACCCTTGACCCTGCCAAGGCGGAACAGAAGATCACGGCGAAGACCAAAGCCATTCTGGTGGGCAATACCAACGGCCACCCCGCCGACTGGGACGCCTTCCGGGATCTGGCCAGGCGGTATGACCTGCGGCTGATCGAGGATTCCACCGAGGCGATCGGCTCGTTGTACAAAGGGACGCCGGTTGGCCGGTTCGGGGACTGCGCGATCTTCTCCCTCTGCGCGCCGGGTCCGCTGGCCACGGGTGGTTGCGCCGTGGTGGTGACGGACGATGGCGATCTGGACCGGGCCGTCCGGTATGGACGGAGTCGGCGGTTGGAGGACCGGTTCTCCATCGTCGTGACCGGCACGCTCTCCCTGGATGCCGGGGTCAACGATCTCTCGGCGGCGTTGGGGCTGGCGCAACTGAGCCGGCCCGACGAGATCCTGGCGCAACGGAAAGCGGTGGAAGCCTGGTATGCCCGGGAGATGAAATCCTTTGAGGGGATCAAGGACCCCTTTGTCGCTCCGTACGCCACCGAAGTCCACTGGTTTCTCTACATGGTCCACCTGGGAACCCGGTTCAGCCGGAGCAGTCGGGACGCGATCATCGAAGACCTCCTGACCGAAGAGGTCGAGGGGACGGCGTATTGCCAACTGGCGCATCTGCAACGGTTTTATGTGGAACGCGGAAGTCGTAAGGGAGCGTGCGCCATCGCGGAGAAAAATGGGGATCGGGCCATCGTCCTCCCCTTCCATGGACATCTGACGGAGGATCAGGTGGTGTTTATCGTGAAAACCTTGAAGGATGCCTCGCTCAACGTGGGGGCCGGGTCGGCCATCTATTTGTAA
- a CDS encoding YfhL family 4Fe-4S dicluster ferredoxin: protein MALKIITDNCTSCDACLPECPNEAIVQRKGLYFIEWEKCTECVGFYDDPQCTAVCPIDETCILDPDHQESREELLAKKKRLHAAEGVG from the coding sequence GTGGCGCTCAAGATCATCACGGACAATTGCACGTCCTGCGACGCCTGTTTGCCGGAGTGCCCCAACGAGGCGATTGTTCAGCGCAAGGGGCTCTACTTCATTGAGTGGGAGAAATGCACGGAGTGCGTCGGCTTCTATGACGATCCTCAGTGCACGGCGGTCTGTCCGATCGACGAGACGTGTATCTTGGACCCCGATCACCAAGAGAGTCGGGAAGAACTGTTGGCCAAGAAGAAGCGGCTGCACGCCGCAGAAGGGGTGGGGTGA
- the nifB gene encoding nitrogenase cofactor biosynthesis protein NifB codes for MLNVSNSADPAGCKAKASCGDSRGPGDMDPETWEKVKNHPCYSEEAHHHYARMHVAVAPACNIQCHYCNRKYDCANESRPGVVSEKLTPEDAAKKVLAVASTIPQMTVLGIAGPGDPLANPDKTFRTFDLIAEKAPDIKLCLSTNGLALPDHVDRIKALKVDHVTLTINMVDPEVGERIYPWVFYKHKRWTGRDAAKILSERQLEGLDLLTSNGILCKVNSVMIPGVNDDHLAEVNQKVKSLGAFLHNIMPLISAPEHGTHYGLTGQRGPTAQELKALQDRCEGQMNMMRHCRQCRADAVGLLGEDRSKEFTLEKIREMDVEYDLDKRQAYQTQVEAKRLETRKAKEEGLKALEDVTTDLKILIAVATKGQGIINEHFGHAHEFQVYELSGGGSKFVGHRRVDMYCQGGFGEEDALDTVIRAISDCVAVFASKIGNCPKDTLKAAGIEPVDRYAHEFIEKSALAYFKEYAEKVRRGEVVHIPRGDAEIRTGALVSAGATGEDA; via the coding sequence GTGTTGAACGTCAGTAACAGCGCGGACCCCGCGGGCTGCAAGGCCAAAGCAAGTTGCGGCGACAGCCGCGGACCCGGAGACATGGACCCGGAGACCTGGGAGAAGGTCAAAAACCATCCTTGCTACAGCGAGGAAGCCCACCACCACTACGCCCGGATGCACGTGGCGGTGGCTCCCGCCTGCAACATCCAGTGCCACTACTGCAACCGCAAATACGATTGCGCCAACGAGAGCCGGCCCGGCGTGGTCAGCGAGAAATTGACGCCGGAGGATGCCGCCAAAAAAGTGCTCGCCGTGGCCAGCACCATCCCTCAAATGACGGTCCTGGGGATTGCCGGACCCGGAGATCCCCTGGCCAACCCCGACAAGACCTTCCGCACCTTCGACCTGATCGCCGAGAAGGCGCCGGATATCAAGCTCTGCCTGTCCACCAACGGCTTGGCCCTCCCCGACCACGTGGACCGGATCAAGGCCCTGAAGGTCGATCACGTCACCCTTACCATCAACATGGTCGATCCCGAAGTGGGGGAACGCATCTACCCGTGGGTCTTCTACAAGCATAAACGGTGGACGGGGCGCGACGCTGCCAAGATCTTGAGCGAACGCCAGTTGGAGGGGCTCGATCTGCTGACGTCCAACGGCATTCTGTGCAAGGTCAACTCGGTGATGATCCCGGGTGTCAACGACGACCACCTGGCCGAGGTCAACCAGAAGGTCAAGTCGTTGGGGGCGTTCCTCCACAACATCATGCCGCTGATCTCCGCCCCGGAACACGGGACCCATTATGGCCTCACCGGCCAGAGGGGACCGACCGCCCAGGAGCTCAAGGCGTTACAAGATCGCTGCGAGGGGCAGATGAACATGATGCGCCACTGCCGCCAGTGCCGCGCCGACGCGGTGGGACTCCTGGGAGAGGACCGGAGCAAGGAGTTCACCCTGGAGAAGATCCGGGAGATGGACGTGGAGTACGACCTGGACAAACGGCAGGCCTATCAGACCCAGGTGGAGGCCAAGCGCCTCGAGACGAGGAAGGCCAAGGAGGAGGGGCTGAAGGCCCTGGAGGACGTCACGACGGATCTGAAGATCTTGATCGCCGTCGCGACCAAAGGGCAGGGGATCATCAACGAGCACTTCGGACACGCCCATGAATTTCAGGTGTACGAGCTCAGCGGGGGGGGGAGCAAATTCGTCGGCCACCGGCGCGTGGACATGTATTGCCAGGGGGGATTCGGGGAGGAAGACGCCCTCGACACGGTGATCCGGGCGATCAGCGACTGCGTGGCGGTCTTCGCCTCCAAAATCGGCAATTGTCCCAAGGACACGCTCAAGGCCGCCGGGATCGAGCCGGTCGACCGGTATGCCCACGAGTTCATCGAGAAATCGGCCTTGGCGTACTTCAAGGAGTATGCGGAGAAGGTTCGGCGCGGCGAGGTCGTTCATATCCCCCGAGGGGACGCTGAGATCCGGACCGGAGCCCTCGTGTCGGCCGGCGCGACCGGGGAGGATGCGTAA